A genomic window from Brassica oleracea var. oleracea cultivar TO1000 chromosome C8, BOL, whole genome shotgun sequence includes:
- the LOC106310436 gene encoding NAC domain-containing protein 86 isoform X1, producing the protein MVRSYLPPGFRFHPTDEELVGYYLHRRNEGLEIELEIIPLMDLYKFDPWELPEKSFLPNRDMEWFFFCHRDRKYQNGSRINRATKSGYWKATGKDRKIVCQSSSSSSTSSIIGCRKTLVFYLGRAPFGGRTEWAMHEYRLFDNDTSQGSLSYKGDFALCRVIKRNEVTLKKCETSSLEVPDEPLTNNVDIPCEARYIGKGSCDASNTLRASPNFILGSSTKGNSQSQTEEDSGFQEFSLPEIEYPPEFFADLNFDWGMENPFPFVQYQEAHVNNEVINYDVLRLEPKKSEMKIYDY; encoded by the exons ATGGTGAGATCATATTTACCACCTGGTTTCAGATTTCACCCGACAGATGAAGAACTAGTGGGGTATTACCTGCACAGGAGAAACGAAGGCCTTGAAATTGAGCTCGAAATAATTCCATTAATGGATTTATACAAGTTTGATCCTTGGGAACTTCCTG AGAAATCCTTTTTGCCAAATCGAGATATGGAATGGTTTTTCTTCTGTCACCGAGACAGAAAATACCAGAACGGTTCTCGAATAAACAGAGCAACTAAATCTGGTTACTGGAAAGCCACTGGTAAAGATCGAAAAATCGTTTGTCAGTCTTCTTCTTCCTCGTCGACTTCATCAATCATTGGGTGTCGAAAAACCCTAGTTTTTTATCTGGGTCGAGCCCCTTTTGGTGGTAGAACCGAGTGGGCAATGCATGAGTATCGTCTCTTTGATAACGATACTTCACAAGGATCACTGAGTTACAAG GGAGACTTCGCGCTATGTCGCGTGATTAAGAGGAATGAGGTTACACTTAAGAAATGTGAAACTAGCTCACTGGAGGTTCCAGATGAGCCATTGACCAACAATGTTGACATTCCTTGCGAAGCAAGATACATAGGAAAGGGTTCGTGTGACGCAAGTAATACACTCCGGGCTTCTCCTAATTTCATCCTTGGATCATCGACTAAG GGGAATTCACAATCGCAAACAGAAGAAGATTCTGGTTTCCAAGAGTTTTCACTACCCGAAATCGAATACCCACCAGAGTTCTTTGCAGATTTAAATTTCGACTGGGGAATGGAGAATCCTTTTCCGTTCGTACAGTATCAAGAAGCTCATGTGAACAATGAAGTCATTAACTATGATGTTCTTCG ATTGGAACCAAAGAAAAGTGAGATGAAGATATATGATTATTAG
- the LOC106310436 gene encoding NAC domain-containing protein 86 isoform X2 has protein sequence MVRSYLPPGFRFHPTDEELVGYYLHRRNEGLEIELEIIPLMDLYKFDPWELPEKSFLPNRDMEWFFFCHRDRKYQNGSRINRATKSGYWKATGKDRKIVCQSSSSSSTSSIIGCRKTLVFYLGRAPFGGRTEWAMHEYRLFDNDTSQGSLSYKGDFALCRVIKRNEVTLKKCETSSLEVPDEPLTNNVDIPCEARYIGKGSCDASNTLRASPNFILGSSTKGNSQSQTEEDSGFQEFSLPEIEYPPEFFADLNFDWGMENPFPFVQYQEAHVNNEVINYDVLRNHHCYHIFT, from the exons ATGGTGAGATCATATTTACCACCTGGTTTCAGATTTCACCCGACAGATGAAGAACTAGTGGGGTATTACCTGCACAGGAGAAACGAAGGCCTTGAAATTGAGCTCGAAATAATTCCATTAATGGATTTATACAAGTTTGATCCTTGGGAACTTCCTG AGAAATCCTTTTTGCCAAATCGAGATATGGAATGGTTTTTCTTCTGTCACCGAGACAGAAAATACCAGAACGGTTCTCGAATAAACAGAGCAACTAAATCTGGTTACTGGAAAGCCACTGGTAAAGATCGAAAAATCGTTTGTCAGTCTTCTTCTTCCTCGTCGACTTCATCAATCATTGGGTGTCGAAAAACCCTAGTTTTTTATCTGGGTCGAGCCCCTTTTGGTGGTAGAACCGAGTGGGCAATGCATGAGTATCGTCTCTTTGATAACGATACTTCACAAGGATCACTGAGTTACAAG GGAGACTTCGCGCTATGTCGCGTGATTAAGAGGAATGAGGTTACACTTAAGAAATGTGAAACTAGCTCACTGGAGGTTCCAGATGAGCCATTGACCAACAATGTTGACATTCCTTGCGAAGCAAGATACATAGGAAAGGGTTCGTGTGACGCAAGTAATACACTCCGGGCTTCTCCTAATTTCATCCTTGGATCATCGACTAAG GGGAATTCACAATCGCAAACAGAAGAAGATTCTGGTTTCCAAGAGTTTTCACTACCCGAAATCGAATACCCACCAGAGTTCTTTGCAGATTTAAATTTCGACTGGGGAATGGAGAATCCTTTTCCGTTCGTACAGTATCAAGAAGCTCATGTGAACAATGAAGTCATTAACTATGATGTTCTTCG GAATCATCATTGTTACCACATCTTCACGTGA